The following proteins are co-located in the Thermococcus sp. genome:
- a CDS encoding metal-dependent hydrolase produces MPNYDVHVLSGIVTYPLAVLIGELLRVYAKLPLEPTAMALVIGYPFYVLGSDLPDMDHPDALIHRGTKPIVSVAVGSAVFLWSRELINLNPAWLNPVVSWTLGAIAGLIAWYLFTAIMPRHRGIVHSLLFAGIYGLLAFLLVEYGFRLSTGEGLFVGLSAFLGYTLHLILDRSVKLV; encoded by the coding sequence TTGCCGAACTACGATGTTCATGTGCTCAGCGGAATAGTGACCTATCCCCTGGCCGTGCTCATAGGCGAGCTACTCAGGGTGTACGCCAAGCTACCCCTCGAACCAACGGCGATGGCACTCGTCATAGGTTATCCCTTTTATGTCCTCGGGAGCGATTTACCAGACATGGACCATCCAGATGCCCTGATACACAGGGGAACGAAACCCATAGTAAGCGTCGCGGTCGGAAGCGCCGTCTTCCTCTGGAGCAGGGAGCTCATAAACCTGAACCCGGCGTGGCTCAATCCCGTCGTTTCGTGGACCCTGGGGGCAATAGCCGGTCTAATCGCCTGGTACCTGTTCACCGCGATAATGCCGAGGCACAGGGGGATTGTTCACTCACTGCTCTTCGCGGGAATCTACGGCCTGCTCGCCTTTCTCCTTGTAGAGTACGGTTTCAGGCTCAGCACGGGCGAGGGCCTCTTCGTAGGTTTGAGCGCGTTCCTTGGATATACCCTCCACCTAATCCTCGACCGCTCGGTCAAGCTCGTATGA
- a CDS encoding ferritin family protein produces the protein MVVELIEQIRNLTERELLSYWIKGEYEEAETYWRLAERAKELGLPEEVVQTFRRLGDESKRHGDELYEIYREQYGDELVDVNVASLEATHVLGKFWKVEDLPDVLQNAMEAEKLAETIYRKLAEECSREEVKEIYLRLADIERGHYEALRRLLEK, from the coding sequence ATGGTGGTTGAGCTAATTGAACAAATTAGAAACCTTACCGAAAGGGAGCTTTTGAGTTACTGGATCAAGGGTGAATACGAGGAAGCTGAGACCTATTGGAGGCTTGCCGAGAGGGCCAAAGAACTCGGACTCCCCGAGGAGGTCGTCCAGACGTTCAGAAGGTTGGGTGATGAGTCCAAGAGGCACGGCGATGAGCTCTACGAAATATATCGTGAGCAGTACGGCGATGAGCTCGTTGATGTCAACGTCGCTAGCCTTGAGGCTACCCATGTCCTCGGAAAGTTCTGGAAAGTGGAGGATCTGCCCGACGTTCTGCAAAACGCGATGGAGGCCGAAAAACTCGCCGAGACTATCTATAGAAAACTTGCCGAGGAATGTAGCAGGGAAGAGGTTAAGGAAATCTATCTCCGCTTGGCAGACATCGAGAGGGGTCATTACGAAGCTCTGAGGAGACTCTTGGAGAAATAA
- a CDS encoding helix-turn-helix domain-containing protein encodes MESEESPKFYVEKILESFGYPPAPARIYAQLLFSEKPKTITELARETGLGKSTVSTALRLLEHDGLVYSTKVGKKKLYHARSAFNRLLMFPERILKEYVVPLRKLLEQTPNKNEKILKDVREFEELAKAILKLLEDFSKS; translated from the coding sequence ATGGAGAGTGAAGAAAGCCCAAAGTTCTACGTTGAAAAGATCCTCGAAAGCTTTGGCTATCCTCCCGCCCCCGCCAGGATATATGCCCAGTTGCTCTTTTCAGAAAAGCCGAAGACGATAACAGAGCTGGCGAGAGAAACAGGACTTGGAAAATCAACGGTTTCCACTGCTTTAAGGTTGCTCGAACACGATGGCCTCGTTTACTCAACAAAGGTTGGAAAGAAAAAGCTCTACCACGCACGGAGCGCATTTAACAGACTCCTAATGTTCCCGGAGAGGATACTGAAGGAGTATGTGGTTCCATTGAGAAAACTACTCGAGCAAACCCCTAATAAAAACGAAAAAATCCTCAAAGACGTTAGGGAGTTTGAAGAACTTGCTAAGGCCATACTAAAACTTCTGGAAGATTTTTCAAAATCTTGA
- a CDS encoding respiratory chain complex I subunit 1 family protein encodes MDVVGEIVYPIAGLLGLYGFVSLASLLWEGIDRKLVARMQRRVGPPLIQPFYDFLKLLSKETIIPNTANYMFRLAPVMALATAIALLAYTPMGFTPILASKGDVIVFIYLLALISFFKIVGAISSGNPYAKIGAAREATIMVSREPAMMLAIFAIMWRLGKLGVPKPFSMGIFYVHNIWEIGTPMSFVGAIILLYVFCVWLASEIEVGFFNIPDAEEEIAEGLLVEYSGRYLALLKLTKALKAYIAASLVVAIFFPWGIAGYFNLTGLSADIVNLLFHTLKVFVLLFVVESVFRAVTGRLKITQAVDFLWKNVFLASLIGSLLIAMEVIM; translated from the coding sequence ATGGACGTTGTAGGAGAAATCGTTTATCCAATCGCGGGTTTGCTCGGGCTTTATGGCTTCGTCTCACTCGCATCGCTCCTCTGGGAGGGAATAGACAGGAAGCTTGTGGCCAGAATGCAGAGGCGCGTTGGTCCACCGCTGATACAGCCATTCTACGACTTCCTCAAGCTCCTCAGCAAGGAAACAATAATACCCAACACGGCCAACTACATGTTTAGACTTGCACCCGTTATGGCCCTAGCTACGGCTATAGCGCTCTTAGCTTACACTCCGATGGGCTTTACGCCTATTTTAGCGAGCAAGGGCGACGTTATAGTCTTCATATACCTTCTGGCACTCATAAGCTTCTTCAAGATAGTCGGAGCAATAAGCTCCGGCAATCCGTACGCGAAGATAGGAGCGGCCAGGGAAGCGACGATAATGGTGTCTAGGGAGCCGGCTATGATGCTGGCAATCTTCGCCATAATGTGGCGCCTCGGGAAGCTCGGCGTTCCAAAGCCCTTCAGCATGGGAATCTTTTACGTCCACAACATCTGGGAGATTGGAACTCCAATGAGCTTCGTTGGGGCGATAATACTGCTCTACGTCTTCTGCGTCTGGCTGGCGAGTGAGATTGAGGTCGGGTTCTTCAACATACCCGATGCCGAGGAAGAGATAGCCGAGGGGCTTTTGGTTGAATACAGCGGGAGGTACTTGGCTCTACTCAAGCTGACGAAAGCACTAAAGGCCTACATTGCCGCTTCCCTCGTCGTGGCGATATTCTTCCCTTGGGGGATAGCTGGCTATTTCAATCTCACCGGCCTCTCGGCGGATATAGTGAACCTGCTATTCCACACGCTCAAGGTCTTTGTACTCCTATTCGTCGTCGAGAGCGTCTTTAGAGCGGTGACGGGAAGGCTGAAGATAACTCAAGCTGTGGACTTCCTCTGGAAGAACGTCTTCCTCGCTTCCCTCATAGGGTCACTCCTCATAGCGATGGAGGTGATAATGTGA
- a CDS encoding ATP-binding protein, which yields MEGLKLYQSYEVYGLSANPFEQLASEGISDVESIHVYQEVDMRLQMIVSEVIGNKSSIALSIVGPLGMGKTQRLKSLAKAIEENRGKAIYVKVDTNDILKLTRDIFYALKPPKSRTNIFLENLSRKLGFIDRLEKMLSDTKEYKSRDIAELLVEQMSKYPYCALLLDELENMQSAREHEKIQFFEMLRHFISTMPKGCIVAFACIPEAYEEYTKIFPAFFMRLHYEFKLRPMSLDETFELVKKRLNRVRIRDTDDPLYPFTEEAIRLIHQLGKGNPRQILRLLHYVLSESAKHKFDPIDDYVVTTILEEPKSLEEYLTRIPKEYKDLVEAIVFEFNGGPVSYIQVAKAVKKPGMQVYESLNELIRLGFLVGDPKGNYKVPDYVRKFLEEGEAEKLKGE from the coding sequence ATGGAGGGTCTTAAGCTTTACCAGTCATACGAGGTTTACGGTCTGTCCGCGAATCCCTTTGAACAGCTCGCCAGCGAGGGAATAAGCGATGTCGAGAGCATTCACGTCTATCAGGAAGTTGACATGCGCCTGCAGATGATAGTTTCCGAGGTAATCGGGAACAAAAGCTCGATAGCGCTGAGCATAGTCGGACCCCTAGGGATGGGCAAAACCCAGAGGCTCAAGAGCCTCGCAAAGGCCATCGAAGAGAACCGGGGAAAGGCAATATACGTGAAGGTCGACACGAACGATATACTCAAGCTCACAAGGGACATCTTCTATGCCCTGAAACCCCCGAAGAGCAGGACGAACATCTTCCTCGAAAACCTCTCGCGAAAACTCGGCTTCATAGACAGACTTGAGAAAATGCTCAGCGACACCAAGGAGTATAAGAGCAGGGACATAGCGGAGCTTTTGGTCGAGCAGATGAGCAAATACCCCTACTGCGCCCTTCTCCTTGACGAGCTTGAGAACATGCAGAGCGCGAGGGAGCACGAGAAGATTCAGTTCTTTGAGATGCTGAGGCACTTCATAAGCACGATGCCGAAGGGCTGTATAGTGGCCTTCGCCTGCATTCCCGAGGCCTATGAGGAATACACCAAGATTTTCCCGGCCTTCTTCATGCGCCTCCACTACGAGTTCAAGTTGAGGCCGATGAGTTTAGATGAGACCTTTGAGCTCGTAAAGAAGAGGCTAAACCGCGTTCGCATAAGGGACACCGACGACCCGCTGTATCCGTTCACTGAGGAAGCGATAAGGCTCATTCACCAGCTCGGCAAGGGAAACCCGAGGCAGATACTTCGCTTGCTCCACTACGTCCTGAGCGAGTCGGCGAAACACAAGTTCGACCCCATTGACGACTACGTGGTGACGACAATCCTTGAGGAGCCCAAGAGCCTTGAGGAGTACCTCACAAGGATTCCAAAGGAGTACAAGGATTTGGTTGAGGCCATCGTTTTTGAGTTCAACGGCGGGCCCGTGAGCTACATTCAGGTGGCCAAAGCCGTCAAAAAGCCCGGAATGCAGGTTTACGAGAGTTTAAACGAGCTGATAAGGCTCGGCTTTCTCGTCGGGGACCCCAAGGGCAACTACAAGGTTCCAGACTACGTGAGGAAGTTTTTAGAGGAAGGCGAAGCCGAGAAGCTGAAGGGTGAGTGA
- a CDS encoding 4Fe-4S dicluster domain-containing protein has protein sequence MRAPILVPTVLRNLVRKPATNLFPKTEPVPVPENFRGQLKYNVDKCVGCRMCVTVCPAGVFVYLPDIRKVALWTARCVYCGQCVDVCPTGALQMSRDFLLASYDNHDDKFIPLKEEKIEEIRKKLEEKKKAKEKAKAEKNTAKKGS, from the coding sequence GTGAGGGCGCCAATCCTCGTCCCAACGGTGCTCAGGAACCTCGTCAGGAAGCCCGCGACCAACCTCTTTCCAAAGACAGAACCTGTGCCCGTTCCAGAGAACTTCAGGGGGCAGTTGAAGTACAACGTTGACAAGTGCGTCGGTTGTAGAATGTGCGTTACCGTCTGTCCGGCTGGAGTCTTCGTCTATTTACCGGACATCAGGAAAGTGGCCCTATGGACGGCGAGATGCGTTTACTGTGGGCAATGCGTTGACGTCTGCCCGACCGGAGCGCTCCAGATGAGCAGGGACTTCCTCCTGGCGAGCTACGACAACCACGACGACAAGTTCATCCCTCTGAAGGAGGAAAAAATCGAGGAGATAAGGAAGAAGCTCGAGGAAAAGAAGAAGGCCAAGGAGAAGGCCAAAGCTGAGAAAAACACAGCTAAAAAAGGGTCTTAG
- a CDS encoding ferritin family protein, which produces MLEVEEIIEQLKRLNYEEALAYWIASEREEAEFYCQLAERARNLGLPESLVETFEKLSRDSEKHAKELTKEFRTSFGREPSTDIPPLEVLPVLTKLERADQVREVIETAMESELIAMNAYKALAEKVEDERLKKLYLTLADVERGHYEALKREYEKLGG; this is translated from the coding sequence ATGCTCGAAGTCGAGGAAATCATCGAGCAACTGAAGAGGCTGAACTACGAGGAGGCGTTGGCTTACTGGATAGCGAGCGAGCGGGAAGAGGCGGAATTCTACTGCCAGCTTGCCGAACGCGCCAGAAACCTTGGCCTTCCCGAGAGCCTTGTCGAAACCTTTGAGAAGCTTTCACGGGATTCTGAGAAGCATGCAAAAGAACTCACCAAGGAGTTTAGGACGTCCTTTGGGAGGGAACCGTCCACTGATATTCCCCCTCTTGAGGTTCTTCCTGTTTTGACGAAGCTTGAGAGGGCCGACCAGGTTAGAGAAGTTATTGAAACGGCCATGGAGAGCGAGCTTATAGCGATGAACGCTTACAAGGCACTCGCCGAGAAGGTTGAGGATGAAAGACTCAAGAAACTCTATCTCACGCTTGCCGACGTTGAAAGGGGCCATTACGAGGCCCTCAAGAGGGAATACGAAAAGCTGGGTGGTTGA
- the trxB gene encoding thioredoxin-disulfide reductase, translating into MFSLGGFSRGGEYEKKLWDVLIIGAGPAGFTAAIYAARFGLETLIISKDLGGNMALTDLIENYPGFPEGISGSELTNRMHEHVKRLGVDIVFDEVERIDPAECAYYEGPCKFTVKTKNGKEYRGKTIIIAVGASPRKLKVPGEEELTGKGVSYCATCDGPLFKGKKVIVVGGGNTALQEALYLKSIGVDVTLVHRRQKFRADKILQDRFKESGIPAILDTVVTEIIGKDRVEAVKLKNVKTGEEWEMKVDGVFIFIGYEPKTDFVKHLGITDDYGYIPVDMHMRTKVPGIFAAGDITNVFKQIAVAVGQGAIAANSAKEFLEKWAEKNGE; encoded by the coding sequence ATGTTCAGCCTCGGAGGATTTTCACGCGGTGGCGAGTATGAAAAGAAACTCTGGGACGTTCTCATCATTGGAGCAGGACCGGCTGGCTTCACTGCGGCGATATACGCGGCGCGCTTCGGGTTAGAAACGCTGATTATCAGCAAGGACCTGGGCGGAAACATGGCGTTAACCGACCTCATCGAGAACTACCCCGGCTTCCCCGAGGGAATCAGCGGTTCGGAGCTGACCAACAGGATGCACGAGCACGTGAAAAGGCTGGGCGTGGATATAGTCTTTGACGAGGTCGAGAGGATTGACCCGGCCGAGTGCGCCTACTACGAGGGCCCGTGCAAGTTCACGGTTAAAACCAAGAACGGCAAGGAGTACCGCGGGAAGACGATTATCATAGCGGTCGGGGCCTCACCGAGGAAGCTCAAGGTTCCCGGAGAGGAGGAGCTGACCGGAAAGGGCGTTTCATACTGTGCCACCTGCGACGGCCCGCTCTTCAAGGGCAAGAAGGTCATCGTCGTTGGAGGAGGTAACACCGCCCTTCAGGAGGCGCTCTATCTGAAGAGCATAGGGGTCGATGTGACCCTCGTTCACAGGAGGCAGAAGTTCAGGGCCGACAAGATACTCCAGGACAGGTTCAAGGAGAGCGGGATTCCGGCCATACTCGACACGGTGGTTACTGAGATAATCGGGAAGGACAGGGTTGAAGCCGTCAAATTGAAGAACGTCAAGACAGGCGAGGAGTGGGAGATGAAAGTTGACGGCGTCTTCATCTTCATCGGCTACGAGCCGAAGACGGACTTCGTCAAACACCTCGGCATAACCGACGACTACGGCTACATCCCCGTTGACATGCACATGCGCACCAAGGTTCCGGGAATATTTGCGGCCGGAGACATAACCAACGTCTTCAAGCAGATAGCTGTGGCTGTCGGCCAGGGAGCTATCGCTGCAAACTCCGCCAAGGAGTTCCTCGAAAAGTGGGCGGAGAAGAACGGGGAGTGA
- a CDS encoding THUMP domain-containing protein, which yields MILLVTTRPGREGDAILELEWALEKVRVKGTDWRGVLLAETPLSKEEALDRLRNFETQAIQRVVPLDELVPAKPEEIEKAVLELGKRIDGTFAVRAKVRGNRGLSQRKLEVELGSLLVERYGLKVNLGEPDYLVLVEVLGKRAGIGVLRRNEVLRFEVVD from the coding sequence ATGATTCTCCTCGTGACAACACGACCTGGAAGAGAGGGGGACGCGATACTCGAACTTGAGTGGGCCCTGGAAAAGGTCCGCGTTAAGGGGACCGACTGGAGGGGAGTTCTCCTGGCCGAAACGCCCCTCTCAAAGGAGGAAGCCCTTGATAGACTTAGAAACTTTGAAACCCAGGCGATTCAGAGGGTGGTTCCCCTTGATGAACTCGTGCCCGCAAAGCCTGAGGAGATTGAAAAAGCCGTACTCGAGCTGGGCAAGAGAATAGACGGAACGTTCGCCGTCCGGGCAAAGGTTAGGGGAAACAGGGGGCTCTCACAGAGAAAACTTGAGGTCGAGCTCGGTTCGCTTTTGGTGGAGCGCTACGGCCTGAAGGTGAACCTCGGTGAGCCCGATTACCTGGTTCTAGTGGAGGTCCTTGGTAAAAGGGCTGGGATTGGAGTCCTGAGAAGAAACGAAGTTCTCAGGTTTGAGGTTGTTGATTAG